From Carya illinoinensis cultivar Pawnee chromosome 5, C.illinoinensisPawnee_v1, whole genome shotgun sequence, one genomic window encodes:
- the LOC122310723 gene encoding E3 ubiquitin-protein ligase RGLG5-like — MGGKSSKGSGRRGVASYGPGGSSSRNQYGYAQPSYPQQDPYYTPQHPHAPPPSTSFNYGSQPSFNYGSQPSFNYGSELPQPQRTLDRRYSKIADNYRSLNEVTAALSHAGLESSNLIVGIDFTKSNEWTGARSFNRRSLHHIGNGQNPYQRAISIIGKTLSAFDEDNLIPCFGFGDASTHDQDVFSFYPDERYCNGFEEVLTRYREIVPELKLAGPTSFAPIIEMAITIVEQSVGQYHVLVIIADGQVTRSVDTQSGQLSPQEQKTINAIVKASEYPLSIILVGVGDGPWDMMREFDDNIPARAFDNFQFVNFTEIMSKNVDSSRKETEFALAALMEIPSQYKATIELGILGRQRGNSIDRVPLPPPQYGSGSRSLKPQHSSSFKHSSPYGGYDPPYTGYDAAVGTGYDAAVGTGYDAAVGAGYDAAIGTGYDAEVSTAPSSSSLYDNLVCPICLTNRKDMAFGCGHQTCCDCGEDLEVCPICRRAIETRIRLY; from the exons ATGGGGGGAAAAAGTTCGAAGGGCTCGGGTCGGAGAGGAGTGGCGTCATATGGGCCTGGTGGTTCTTCATCACGGAATCAGTATGGGTATGCACAACCATCGTACCCTCAGCAAGACCCTTATTACACGCCTCAGCATCCCCATGCTCCACCGCCCTCTACTTCTTTTAATTATGGCTCGCAACCATCTTTTAATTATGGCTCGCAACCATCTTTTAATTATGGCTCGGAGCTACCCCAGCCACAGAGAACATTGGATAGAAGATACTCGAAGATTGCAGATAACTACCGGTCCTTGAATGAG GTTACTGCTGCTCTTTCACATGCTGGCCTAGAATCTTCtaatttaattgttggtattgattTCACAAAGAGCAATGAGTGGACAG GTGCTAGGTCATTCAACCGACGAAGTTTACATCACATCGGAAATGGTCAAAATCCCTATCAACGAGCAATATCAATTATTGGAAAGACTTTATCTGCTTTCGATGAGGATAACTTAATTCCCTGTTTTGGATTTGGAGATG CATCTACACATGATCAAGATGTCTTCAGTTTCTACCCAGACGAGAGATATTGTAATGGATTTGAGGAAGTTCTGACACGATACAGAGAAATTGTCCCTGAACTGAAACTCGCAG GACCAACATCTTTTGCACCTATAATTGAGATGGCCATAACTATCGTGGAGCAAAGTGTTGGCCAATACCATGTTCTAGTGATAATTGCTGATGGGCAG GTGACAAGAAGTGTTGATACTCAGTCTGGCCAACTTAGCCCACAAGAACAAAAGACGATTAATGCAATTGTAAAAGCAAG TGAGTATCCTTTGTCAATAATATTGGTGGGGGTTGGAGATGGGCCTTGGGACATGATGAGGGAATTTGATGATAACATCCCTGCTCGAGCCTTCGATAATTTCCAG TTCGTGAATTTCACGGAAATCATGTCAAAGAATGTGGATTCATCTAGAAAAGAGACTGAATTCGCTCTTGCGGCCCTGATGGAGATACCTTCTCAATATAAAGCTACTATTGAGCTTGGGATATTAGG TAGACAAAGGGGGAATTCTATAGACAGGGTTCCTCTTCCCCCACCTCAATATGGTTCAGGTTCTAGAAGCTTGAAACCTCAGCATTCAAGCAGCTTTAAGCACTCATCTCCTTATGGTGGATATGATCCTCCTTATACTGGATATGATGCAGCAGTTGGGACAGGATATGATGCTGCAGTTGGGACAGGATATGATGCTGCAGTTGGGGCAGGATATGATGCTGCAATTGGGACAGGATATGATGCTGAAGTCAGCACAGCTCCATCATCAAGTTCTCTCTACGATAATCTG GTTTGCCCTATTTGTCTTACTAATCGAAAGGACATGGCCTTTGGTTGTGGGCATCAG ACTTGTTGTGACTGTGGAGAAGATCTCGAGGTGTGCCCCATTTGCCGGCGGGCAATTGAGACTAGAATAAGGCTCTATTGA